One genomic window of Blastopirellula retiformator includes the following:
- a CDS encoding formylmethanofuran dehydrogenase subunit A has translation MSYVAIENGTLHDPANDIDGEVTTLWLRDGKVVAPPTEPNPEISRRIDARGYVVMPGGVDLHCHIAGPKVNAGRKMTPEYRRDHRIPRTEHTRSATGGLVPSTFGAGYMFAGLGYTTAMDAAIPGLHARHAHEELADTPLIDKGFYLLFGNNHFVLDHVREGRRAELDAYLGWSLHAAKAYGMKIVNPGGVENWKQISRKSLQQLDEPVPHFGVTPRQVVRELAAAADRLKLPHALHIHCNNLGMPGNYRTALHTMESLEGHRGHFAHVQFHSYGGDENDPTSFASNAAALIDYVNAHENITVDVGHVNPGRTLGMTGDAPFAQHLAEMTGNRWFAADCEQESSCGVIPMEFQPQKAMVHAVQWAIGLEWYLRIEDPWRVCMSSDHPNGGAIYRYPEIIHLLMDADFRREAIGQMHDQVGGRTTVADLDRQYTLQEIAIITRAAPARTLGLAHKGHLGVGADADITIYSPQDDIRTMFERPRYVLQAGRVICKEGQIMADVTGRTVYAEPDFDAEFLPHIESWFNEHYTIRFRNYAIAAESLASGSAIACG, from the coding sequence GTGTCGTACGTAGCCATCGAAAACGGAACTCTGCACGACCCGGCCAACGACATCGACGGCGAAGTGACGACCCTTTGGTTGCGTGACGGCAAAGTGGTCGCGCCGCCAACCGAGCCGAACCCCGAGATCAGCCGCCGCATTGACGCTCGCGGCTATGTCGTGATGCCGGGTGGGGTCGATCTGCACTGTCACATCGCTGGCCCCAAAGTCAACGCCGGGCGGAAGATGACGCCCGAGTATCGCCGCGATCATCGTATCCCGCGAACCGAACATACCCGTTCCGCGACCGGCGGCTTGGTTCCCAGCACCTTCGGCGCCGGCTACATGTTCGCCGGGCTCGGCTACACCACCGCGATGGACGCGGCGATCCCAGGTCTGCATGCCCGGCACGCCCACGAAGAGTTGGCCGACACGCCGCTGATCGATAAAGGCTTTTACCTGCTGTTCGGCAACAATCACTTCGTGCTCGATCATGTTCGCGAAGGTCGCCGAGCCGAACTGGACGCGTATCTCGGCTGGTCGCTGCACGCCGCCAAGGCGTACGGCATGAAAATCGTCAATCCGGGCGGCGTCGAAAACTGGAAGCAAATCAGCCGCAAGTCGCTGCAGCAACTGGACGAGCCGGTCCCGCACTTTGGCGTTACGCCACGGCAAGTGGTTCGCGAACTGGCGGCGGCGGCCGACCGCCTGAAGTTGCCTCATGCTTTGCACATTCACTGCAACAACCTGGGGATGCCCGGCAACTATCGCACGGCGCTGCATACGATGGAGTCGCTGGAAGGTCACCGGGGACATTTCGCCCATGTGCAGTTTCACAGCTACGGCGGCGACGAAAACGATCCAACCAGCTTCGCCAGCAATGCCGCGGCGCTGATCGACTACGTCAACGCTCATGAGAACATCACGGTCGACGTCGGTCATGTGAACCCAGGACGAACGCTCGGCATGACCGGCGACGCTCCCTTCGCCCAGCACCTGGCCGAAATGACCGGCAACCGCTGGTTTGCGGCTGACTGCGAGCAAGAGAGCAGCTGCGGCGTGATTCCGATGGAGTTCCAACCGCAGAAGGCGATGGTCCATGCGGTGCAGTGGGCGATCGGGCTAGAGTGGTATCTGCGAATCGAAGATCCGTGGCGAGTCTGCATGAGCAGCGACCACCCCAATGGCGGCGCGATCTATCGTTACCCGGAGATCATCCACCTGCTGATGGACGCCGATTTCCGCCGCGAGGCGATTGGCCAGATGCATGATCAGGTCGGCGGCCGCACCACGGTGGCCGATCTCGATCGCCAGTACACGCTGCAAGAGATCGCCATCATCACCCGGGCAGCGCCAGCTCGCACGCTTGGCTTGGCCCACAAAGGACATCTGGGCGTTGGCGCCGATGCCGACATCACCATCTACTCGCCGCAAGACGACATCCGCACGATGTTCGAGCGACCACGGTACGTCCTTCAGGCAGGACGGGTAATCTGCAAAGAAGGGCAAATCATGGCCGACGTCACTGGGCGGACCGTTTACGCCGAGCCCGACTTCGACGCCGAATTTCTCCCCCATATTGAGAGCTGGTTCAACGAACATTACACGATCCGGTTCCGTAATTACGCCATCGCCGCCGAGTCGCTTGCCTCCGGCTCGGCCATCGCTTGCGGCTAA
- the trpA gene encoding tryptophan synthase subunit alpha yields MSSIDQVFADLRAQNRKAFIPFVTAGDPSLDVTSAALKELSKRGGSVCELGIPYSDPIADGPVIQASYTRALQRKIKLSQILEMAGKTTPEMSAPLVTMVSYAIIHRHGTEQYIQDAKAAGIAGAIVPDLLVEESGDFAKICQANDFSLIQLVTPTTSRERAMRIAETSTGFIYYVSVAGITGERTQLPPDLLDNVSWLRSQTKVPICIGFGISQPEHVRTLKKVADGVIVGSAIVRRMGEIGEKSEEQVIDEIGDYAETLIEALNE; encoded by the coding sequence ATGTCTTCGATCGACCAGGTATTCGCCGACCTTCGCGCCCAAAACCGCAAGGCGTTCATCCCCTTCGTCACCGCCGGCGATCCGTCGCTTGACGTCACTTCCGCTGCGCTGAAGGAACTTTCCAAGCGCGGCGGCAGCGTCTGCGAACTCGGTATTCCGTACAGCGATCCGATCGCCGACGGTCCGGTGATTCAGGCCTCTTACACGCGAGCCCTGCAGCGCAAAATCAAGCTGAGCCAAATCCTGGAGATGGCCGGCAAGACGACGCCGGAAATGTCGGCGCCGCTGGTCACCATGGTCAGCTACGCGATCATCCACCGTCACGGAACCGAGCAGTACATCCAAGACGCCAAAGCGGCCGGCATCGCCGGGGCGATCGTGCCGGACCTGCTGGTCGAAGAGTCAGGCGACTTCGCCAAGATCTGCCAGGCGAACGACTTCAGCCTGATCCAGCTGGTCACGCCGACCACGTCGCGCGAACGGGCGATGCGGATCGCGGAGACTTCAACCGGCTTTATCTATTACGTCTCGGTCGCAGGCATCACCGGCGAACGGACGCAGTTGCCCCCCGACTTGCTCGACAACGTCTCGTGGCTGCGGAGCCAAACCAAGGTGCCGATCTGCATCGGCTTTGGCATTAGCCAGCCCGAGCATGTCCGCACGCTGAAGAAAGTCGCCGACGGCGTGATCGTCGGTTCGGCGATCGTCCGCCGCATGGGCGAAATCGGCGAAAAGAGCGAAGAGCAAGTGATCGACGAAATCGGCGACTATGCCGAAACGCTGATCGAAGCCCTCAACGAGTAA